A single window of Anopheles moucheti chromosome 2, idAnoMoucSN_F20_07, whole genome shotgun sequence DNA harbors:
- the LOC128298069 gene encoding synaptic vesicle glycoprotein 2B-like: MMASINEAMGMSIILPASQCDLDLDAGEKGIVGGAVFLGTMFSSYFWGYLADTRGRQLILKYALFATSFFGAISCVATGFESLLVLRFLTGVCVAAPASTVYAYLGEFTTPSRRSQMLSFASVWGGVGIVYVSLVGWWILSYDWVFVISDSFEFKPWRLLFIVNTLPAFLNGIAFCFCPESPKFLVSRGRNEEALEILKRVYKINKGTDTADGYAVTTLRLDPEDAIAREQNGDGSVGLFRSMVQQTLPIVKLPYLVYFIICCVHNIGAFAIYGGLGLWFPEIMNQVFSQQAEHEDRKVCTILQRNETLPVVTEFEICDDEVKVETFLYTLLLGVIGCIYALITSAVLGRIDQKVMMVFNCIVAGVSGIALQFIANTYAVAILFCLEIVFAGYCVLLVNANVVAIFPTNVRAMAVALTNMIGRLSCFAASAVIGLLILENCPVTFYMLSGLLFLCAGLTFLLPKK; the protein is encoded by the exons ATGATGGCCTCGATCAACGAAGCGATGGGAATGAGCATCATCTTACCGGCGTCCCAGTGTGATCTTGATCTGGATGCTGGGGAGAAGGGAATTGTTGGTGGTGCAGTGTTTCTTG GTACAATGTTTTCGTCCTACTTCTGGGGCTATCTGGCCGATACGAGGGGCCGTCAGCTGATCCTGAAGTATGCACTGTTTGCGACCTCGTTCTTTGGTGCGATCTCATGCGTTGCGACTGGATTCGAGTCGTTGTTGGTGCTCCGGTTTCTCACAGGGGTTTGTGTGGCCGCTCCAGCCTCTACGGTGTATGCTTACCTGGGGGAGTTTACTACACCGAGCAGACGCAGTCAAATGTTATCGTTTGCCTCTGTTTGGGGAGGTGTTGGAATCGTCTATGTGTCAT TGGTCGGTTGGTGGATACTTTCGTATGATTGGGTGTTCGTCATCAGTGATTCCTTCGAATTCAAACCTTGGCGATTGTTGTTCATTGTCAACACGTTGCCCGCCTTCTTGAACGGAATCGCCTTCTGCTTTTGTCCCGAGAGTCCCAAATTCCTAGTGTCACGGGGTCGCAATGAGGAAGCTTTGGAAATTCTGAAGAGGGTTTACAAGATCAACAAGGGCACTGACACTGCAGACGGATACGCAGTGACGACTCTTCGACTAGATCCGGAAGATGCGATCGCTCGAGAACAGAATGGAGACGGCTCTGTAGGACTGTTCAGATCGATGGTACAGCAGACCTTACCGATTGTGAAACTTCCATATCTGGTGTACTTCATCATATGCTGCGTCCACAACATTGGAGCATTCGCTAT TTACGGAGGACTTGGACTGTGGTTCCCCGAAATTATGAATCAAGTATTCTCGCAGCAGGCCGAACACGAGGACAGGAAAGTCTGTACGATATTGCAACGGAACGAAACGCTACCGGTTGTGACGGAGTTCGAAATCTGCGACGATGAAGTCAAGGTCGAAACGTTCCTGTACACGTTGCTGCTGGGCGTTATCGGATGCATATACGCACTAATCACGTCGGCCGTGCTGGGTAGAATCGATCAGaaggtgatgatggtgtttaACTGCATCGTGGCCGGAGTGTCCGGCATTGCGCTCCAATTCATCGCCAACACGTACGCGGTGGCGATACTATTCTGTCTCGAGATAGTATTCGCCGGCTACTGTGTGCTGCTGGTGAACGCCAACGTGGTGGCCATTTTTCCCACGAACGTAAG AGCGATGGCAGTTGCGCTTACGAACATGATTGGGCGGTTAAGCTGTTTCGCAGCTAGTGCTGTGATCGGGTTGCTGATCCTAGAGAACTGTCCAGTCACGTTTTACATGCTGTCCGGGTTGCTGTTTCTGTGTGCGGGTCTTACATTTTTGCTGCCCAAAAAGTGA